The following are from one region of the Salmo trutta chromosome 22, fSalTru1.1, whole genome shotgun sequence genome:
- the plin3 gene encoding mannose-6-phosphate receptor binding protein 1 has protein sequence MADSGKTNEPSTAPAQPTNGHQQSVVSRVGSIPLVSSACGVVSNAYSSTKDSVPLLKGFMEAAESGVRTLGAAATTGSKPLLDRLEPQISVVNHYAMMGLDKMEKLQILQQPADKLVSDTIGMMYQSVSGTKEAMTGAVTGAKEAMTGAVMSAVCGGVEMTQAAASGLFSSFMVTGVGQMVSSGVGLALSHSENWVDHNLPLSDRELAALAEPATGEVAPAPVVGSSYFVRLGKLSSKVQERALEQSLVRARYARDATYATLTQITSTLDLLEKARSTLATANHQLGGAPEQLLQRWKEWQEKQPKDGGVDMGEVDVPKDQTELLEWRTLSMVRGLSDQLRSACSGVVSSAQGLPGAVQDQLSNARKAAEELHSSLGNTSTLTRPLLEQTRHHLTQVRQSLDGVVEYLLNNTPLNWLVGPFAPQITEKGEGGRAADKGGPQN, from the exons ATGGCCGACAGCGGGAAGACTAATGAGCCCAGTACAGCCCCAGCACAGCCAACTAATGGACACCAGCAG AGTGTTGTGTCCCGTGTGGGCAGCATCCCCCTGGTGAGCTCTGCGTGTGGTGTAGTGTCCAACGCCTACAGCAGCACTAAGGACAGCGTGCCCCTGCTGAAGGGGTTCATGGAGGCTGCCGAGAGCGGGGTGCGCACTCTTGGGGCAGCTGCCACAACCGGCTCCAAGCCACTCCTGGACAGACTGGAGCCACAGA TTTCTGTGGTGAATCATTATGCTATGATGGGACTGGACAAGATGGAAAAACTACAAATCCTCCAGCAGCCAGCTGATAAG CTAGTTTCAGATACAATAGGCATGATGTACCAGTCTGTGAGCGGGACAAAGGAGGCCATGACTGGGGCTGTAACCGGGGCCAAGGAAGCCATGACTGGGGCTGTAATGTCGGCAGTGTGCGGGGGTGTGGAGATGACCCAAGCAGCAGCCAGTGGATTGTTCAGCTCATTCATGGTGACCGGTGTGGGCCAGATGGTCAGCAGTGGGGTGGGCCTGGCCCTCAGCCACTCTGAGAACTGGGTGGACCATAACCTGCCTCTCAGCGACAGAGAGCTGG CTGCTTTGGCGGAGCCTGCAACAGGTGAGGTGGCTCCTGCACCAGTGGTGGGCTCTAGCTACTTTGTCCGTCTGGGCAAGCTGTCCTCCAAGGTGCAGGAGCGGGCCCTGGAGCAGTCCCTGGTGAGAGCCCGATACGCCAGAGATGCCACATACGCAACTTTGACACAGATCACCAGCACCCTGGACCTGCTGGAGAAAGCCCGCTCCACCCTGGCCACTGCCAACCACCAGCTGGGAGGGGCACCAGAGCAGCTGCTGCAGCGCTGGAAGGAGTGGCAGGAGAAACAGCCTAAAGATGGAGGGGTAGATATGGGGGAGGTGGATGTTCCCAAAGACCAGACTGAG CTGTTGGAGTGGCGAACCCTCTCGATGGTGCGTGGTCTCAGTGACCAGTTGCGGTCTGCATGCTCTGGGGTGGTGTCCAGCGCCCAGGGCTTACCTGGTGCTGTCCAGGACCAGCTGTCAAACGCACGGAAAGCGGCTGAAGAACTGCACTCCTCCCTGGGCAACACTAGCACCCTCACACGCCCCCTCCTGGAGCAGACCCGTCACCATCTAACACAG GTGCGACAGTCTCTGGATGGTGTCGTAGAGTATCTGCTCAATAACACTCCTCTCAACTGGCTGGTGGGACCCTTTGCACCTCAGATCACAGAGAAAGGGGAGGGTGGGCGGGCTGCGGATAAGGGGGGCCCTCAGAACTAG